A DNA window from bacterium contains the following coding sequences:
- a CDS encoding branched-chain amino acid ABC transporter permease, protein MHEVFLTLGFGIVTAAILALSAVAFTLEYAVTNVANLSHGEILTVGAYAAYVTHQRTGSAVAAAIAAALAGGLLALVVHAGVVDRFIRHGTPTLVIFIATLGLSFVIQNVLVIIFGAANVAYAIPTGAPIQAGPFRWTPTEMEIILSAFGITGALYVLISHTKFGKALRAVSQNRELARVSGINAHLVASATWFLAGLIAGYAGFILAESVGTFNPSFGFSFFLITLTAAVAGGLGRAFGTMVGAVIVGIALEFFGGYVSAGYNLAFAFAILALVILVRPRGLFVNARRTVFE, encoded by the coding sequence GTGCACGAGGTCTTCCTGACCCTCGGCTTCGGGATCGTCACGGCCGCGATCCTCGCCCTCTCCGCGGTGGCGTTCACGCTCGAGTACGCCGTCACCAACGTGGCCAACCTGTCCCACGGCGAGATCCTCACCGTCGGGGCGTATGCGGCCTATGTCACGCATCAGCGCACCGGGAGCGCGGTTGCCGCCGCCATCGCGGCCGCGCTCGCGGGCGGGCTGCTGGCCCTGGTGGTGCATGCGGGTGTGGTCGACCGGTTCATACGCCACGGCACCCCGACCCTGGTCATCTTCATCGCCACACTCGGCCTGTCCTTCGTGATCCAGAACGTGCTCGTCATCATTTTCGGCGCCGCCAACGTCGCGTACGCGATTCCGACCGGCGCGCCCATCCAGGCCGGCCCCTTCCGGTGGACGCCGACCGAGATGGAGATCATCCTCTCGGCGTTCGGCATCACCGGCGCCCTCTACGTGCTCATCTCGCACACCAAATTCGGCAAGGCGTTGCGCGCGGTCTCGCAAAACCGCGAACTCGCCCGAGTGAGCGGGATCAACGCCCACCTGGTGGCCTCGGCGACCTGGTTTCTCGCCGGGCTGATCGCCGGCTACGCCGGCTTCATCCTCGCCGAGAGCGTGGGCACGTTCAATCCGAGCTTCGGGTTCAGCTTCTTTCTCATCACCCTCACGGCGGCCGTCGCGGGCGGCCTCGGCCGGGCGTTTGGGACGATGGTCGGAGCCGTCATCGTGGGGATCGCGCTGGAATTCTTCGGCGGCTACGTGAGCGCGGGCTACAACCTCGCATTCGCGTTCGCGATCCTGGCGCTGGTCATCCTGGTCCGGCCGCGCGGTCTCTTCGTCAACGCCCGCAGGACCGTCTTCGAATGA
- a CDS encoding FadR family transcriptional regulator: protein MGAAPISSLRPLERSRLYEDLGERLGEFVRESGMVPGDRFPPERDLSRHLRVSRTSVRQAIVVLQALGFVDVRHGEGIFLRRTGGFGESLTKLLERRRRLPDVLEAREALEVKLAELAATRRSQKDLDAMDFALSRMNGEIQAGGLGTEGDAAFHHAIALAARNEVLLHLIDAMAEVIQESRVESLSEPGRPQRSLEAHRRILAAIGEGNAAHSAEAMRQHLRVVADVSLLRWQPESADDGDAAT from the coding sequence ATGGGCGCCGCGCCGATCAGCTCCCTCCGTCCGCTCGAGCGCAGCCGTCTTTACGAAGACCTAGGCGAGCGGCTTGGGGAGTTCGTCCGGGAATCCGGCATGGTCCCCGGGGACAGGTTCCCGCCGGAGCGTGACCTCTCGCGTCACCTGCGCGTCAGCCGGACCTCCGTCCGTCAGGCGATCGTCGTGCTCCAGGCTCTCGGCTTTGTCGACGTCCGCCACGGCGAGGGCATCTTCCTGCGCCGGACCGGCGGCTTTGGCGAATCGCTGACCAAGCTCCTGGAGCGCCGCCGCCGGCTGCCCGACGTCTTGGAGGCGCGCGAGGCGCTCGAGGTCAAGCTGGCCGAGCTCGCGGCCACGCGCCGGAGCCAGAAGGACCTCGACGCCATGGACTTCGCGTTGAGCAGGATGAATGGCGAGATCCAGGCCGGCGGGCTCGGCACCGAAGGCGACGCGGCCTTCCATCACGCGATCGCCCTGGCCGCTCGCAATGAGGTGCTCCTCCACCTGATCGACGCCATGGCAGAGGTCATCCAGGAGAGCCGCGTGGAGTCGCTGAGCGAACCGGGGCGCCCGCAACGCTCGCTCGAGGCTCACCGGCGCATCCTGGCCGCCATCGGCGAGGGCAACGCCGCGCATTCGGCGGAGGCGATGCGGCAGCACCTCAGGGTCGTGGCCGACGTTTCGCTGCTGCGCTGGCAACCGGAGAGTGCGGACGATGGGGACGCTGCAACCTAG
- a CDS encoding CoA transferase, which translates to MSIRVGALSPPLSGVRVLEVGNYMAAPFCTMQLADLGAEVIKIENPDGGDQVRAAAPMIEGEGSAFVRLNRNKRSLALDLKSPAGKDVFRRLVATADVLVENLRPGTMRDLGLDYERLHRINPALIYVAASGWGQDGPLKDQPGMDIMAQARSGLMSITGMPDGDPVKIGVPVCDLVCALYGALAAVSALHSRRDTGAGQYIDVSLLEAGVSLAIWEAGTYFATGEIPRPLGSAHQSNAPYQAFRAADGWLTLGATTKPNWEALCRALGLGRLLDDSRYSSTSQRHANRDTLVPTIEEVTMTAPAGYWLAVLEAAGVPCAPIQNFGEVFNSPQLIARDYFWEAPHARLGTVRQLGSPMRFSQTPVRRDRAAPILGEDSAALLSELGYEPAVVSRLFEQGVVAGPAPAGSA; encoded by the coding sequence ATGAGCATTAGGGTCGGCGCCTTGTCTCCGCCGCTGTCGGGCGTTCGCGTGCTCGAGGTGGGCAACTACATGGCGGCGCCCTTCTGCACCATGCAACTGGCCGACCTGGGCGCAGAGGTGATCAAGATCGAGAACCCCGACGGCGGCGACCAGGTGCGCGCGGCCGCGCCGATGATCGAGGGCGAGGGCTCTGCCTTCGTACGCCTCAACCGCAACAAGCGCTCACTTGCCCTCGACCTCAAGAGCCCGGCCGGCAAGGACGTTTTTCGCCGGCTCGTGGCCACCGCGGATGTGCTGGTCGAAAACCTGCGACCCGGGACCATGCGCGATCTCGGGCTCGACTACGAGCGGCTCCACCGCATCAACCCCGCCCTCATCTATGTCGCGGCGTCGGGCTGGGGCCAGGACGGCCCCCTGAAAGATCAGCCGGGTATGGACATCATGGCGCAGGCGCGCTCGGGGCTGATGAGCATCACCGGCATGCCCGACGGCGATCCGGTCAAGATCGGAGTGCCGGTTTGTGACCTGGTGTGCGCGCTTTACGGCGCACTCGCGGCGGTGTCGGCGCTGCACTCGCGTCGCGACACCGGAGCCGGCCAGTACATCGATGTCTCGCTGCTCGAAGCCGGCGTCTCGCTGGCGATCTGGGAGGCGGGCACCTACTTCGCGACCGGGGAGATCCCGCGCCCGCTTGGCTCCGCTCATCAGAGCAATGCGCCATACCAGGCGTTCCGGGCCGCCGACGGCTGGCTCACCCTCGGAGCCACGACCAAGCCGAACTGGGAAGCGCTGTGCCGCGCGCTGGGTCTTGGGCGCCTGCTCGACGACAGCCGCTACTCCAGCACCAGCCAGCGACACGCGAACCGCGATACGCTCGTCCCCACGATCGAAGAGGTGACGATGACCGCACCCGCGGGGTACTGGCTCGCCGTACTCGAGGCGGCCGGCGTGCCCTGCGCGCCGATTCAGAACTTCGGCGAGGTGTTCAACAGTCCACAGCTCATCGCCCGCGATTATTTCTGGGAGGCGCCGCACGCCCGGCTGGGCACGGTCCGACAGCTGGGGTCGCCAATGCGCTTTTCGCAAACCCCGGTGCGTCGCGACAGGGCGGCGCCGATCCTCGGAGAAGACTCGGCCGCGCTGCTCTCGGAGCTGGGCTACGAGCCGGCGGTCGTCTCAAGGCTCTTCGAACAAGGCGTCGTGGCGGGGCCGGCGCCGGCGGGGTCCGCTTGA
- a CDS encoding ABC transporter ATP-binding protein has translation MSSSAAAALGVRGLTKHFGGVYAVEACSFEAPAGQVTGLIGPNGAGKSTAIDLISGFKLPDSGTVLFKGVPIQGAAPHRISRMGLIRTFQSPREWPGLTVLENVIMARWDARRETFWRGVWGLGRARRDADVHELARAREILNEFGLLKLRNERAGNLSGGQKRLVEFARIRMAEPQLVILDEPMGGVNPVLGERMALAIEGFVSAGTSVIVVEHNLPFIERVTDHVIVMAQGTVIAEGPFESLRSNQGVIDAYLGELAKQ, from the coding sequence GTGTCGAGCTCGGCGGCCGCGGCTCTGGGGGTCAGGGGCCTGACCAAGCACTTCGGCGGTGTCTACGCGGTCGAAGCGTGCTCATTCGAGGCCCCGGCCGGCCAGGTGACAGGGTTGATCGGGCCCAACGGGGCAGGGAAGAGCACCGCGATCGATCTGATCTCGGGATTCAAGCTGCCCGACTCCGGCACGGTGCTCTTCAAAGGCGTGCCGATCCAGGGCGCCGCGCCTCATCGCATCTCGCGCATGGGGCTGATTCGCACCTTCCAGAGTCCGAGGGAGTGGCCAGGGCTCACGGTCCTGGAAAACGTGATCATGGCCCGATGGGATGCGCGTCGGGAGACGTTCTGGCGCGGCGTGTGGGGACTTGGGCGCGCCCGACGCGACGCCGACGTGCACGAGCTCGCCAGGGCGCGGGAGATCCTGAACGAGTTCGGCCTCCTCAAGCTGCGCAACGAGCGGGCCGGCAACCTGAGCGGCGGTCAGAAGCGGCTCGTCGAGTTTGCGCGGATCCGGATGGCCGAGCCCCAACTGGTCATCCTCGATGAGCCCATGGGCGGTGTGAACCCGGTACTCGGCGAGCGGATGGCTCTCGCCATCGAAGGCTTCGTCTCAGCGGGAACGTCCGTCATCGTCGTCGAGCACAACCTTCCATTCATCGAGCGCGTGACCGATCACGTCATCGTCATGGCGCAGGGCACCGTGATCGCCGAGGGGCCTTTCGAGTCGCTGCGCTCGAACCAGGGCGTGATCGACGCATACCTTGGGGAGCTCGCCAAGCAGTGA
- a CDS encoding sulfite exporter TauE/SafE family protein, whose product MVFGLDPLAVVAVLAAGLAAGAANTVVGSGSLLTFPTLLAVGYSPVVANISNTVGLVFGSFSGVTGQRPELAGQRHRATSLAVPAVGGGLLGAILLLALPQTVFHRVVPVLILFAVVLVIVQPRLAKYLAQHQDHESHSWSLRIGVFLTAVYGGYFGAAQGVIFIAVLAIFINDGLQRLNAVKNVLAVLVNGVAAIVFVLVAHVAWIAAALIAVSSVVGGQLGAVAARRLDPKVLRAIIVVAGLAAVVKLVI is encoded by the coding sequence ATGGTTTTCGGATTGGATCCCCTGGCGGTGGTCGCGGTGCTGGCCGCGGGCCTGGCCGCGGGCGCGGCGAACACCGTGGTCGGGTCAGGTTCGCTGCTGACCTTTCCCACCCTCCTGGCCGTGGGCTATTCGCCAGTGGTCGCCAACATCAGCAATACCGTGGGCCTGGTCTTCGGCTCCTTCAGCGGTGTGACCGGCCAGCGGCCGGAGCTCGCCGGCCAGCGCCACCGGGCGACCTCCCTGGCGGTGCCTGCCGTCGGTGGCGGCTTGCTCGGGGCGATCCTCCTGCTGGCCCTTCCGCAGACGGTCTTTCACCGCGTCGTCCCCGTCCTGATCCTGTTCGCCGTGGTGCTGGTGATCGTCCAGCCCAGGCTGGCGAAGTACCTGGCGCAGCACCAGGATCACGAAAGCCACTCCTGGTCGCTCCGCATCGGTGTTTTCCTGACCGCCGTCTACGGCGGCTATTTCGGCGCCGCCCAGGGCGTGATCTTCATCGCCGTCCTCGCCATCTTCATCAACGACGGCCTGCAGCGGCTCAATGCGGTGAAGAACGTTCTCGCCGTCCTCGTCAACGGCGTCGCCGCCATCGTGTTCGTGCTGGTCGCCCACGTCGCATGGATCGCCGCCGCCTTGATCGCGGTTTCGAGCGTGGTGGGCGGTCAGCTGGGGGCGGTGGCCGCGCGCCGCCTCGACCCGAAGGTCCTCCGGGCGATCATCGTCGTCGCCGGGCTTGCCGCCGTCGTCAAGCTGGTGATCTGA
- a CDS encoding acetyl-CoA carboxylase carboxyl transferase subunit beta, which yields MGTLQPSGPADQAAERADSCPMCSAPLDRLRVCPGCGHHAPLTARQRIDQLVDRGSFQESERHLWSGNPIHYSDGASSYENQVAEAQRATSLLDAVITGRARLLGGRVVLVVFDFRFLGGSMGSVVGEKVARAFDIARRERIPAIVVSSSGGARIQEGMVALFQMAKTALCAARLREQGVPLLTVLSDPTMGGVLASFASLGDVILAEPHARVSFVGPRVHLKAIGDQAPPGRAEFALEHGTIDAIVEREQLRPVLGHLAAVLRSHDRAPRKPEHPTPLYRPQIRRPVWETVELARHPARPSGRELAQRVFTDVFELHGDRRGEDDDSVMAGIGLLGGRAVVVVAQDRRSVRAGSTRASGFRKALRAFTLAERFGLPLFTFVDTPGAATDAEAEADGITGAVAESLARLGRLRTPVISTVIGEGGSGGALALSVGDRLLMLENAIFSVIGPEAASAILYHDADHARELAGRLKLTAGDLAALRIADRVVPEQPAGHEAPEMLAAMLRQVLVDELATLSGTSIGNLLKRREAKFRQVHSVHGRLRGLMRQQPDPPGDARALHA from the coding sequence ATGGGGACGCTGCAACCTAGCGGGCCGGCTGACCAGGCGGCGGAGCGGGCTGATTCGTGTCCGATGTGTTCAGCTCCGCTCGACCGGCTTCGAGTTTGCCCCGGCTGCGGTCACCACGCGCCGCTGACCGCGCGGCAGCGGATCGATCAGCTCGTCGATCGAGGCAGCTTCCAGGAATCCGAGCGTCATCTGTGGTCGGGCAACCCGATCCACTACTCCGACGGCGCCAGCAGCTACGAGAATCAGGTCGCCGAGGCCCAGCGCGCGACTTCGCTCCTGGACGCGGTGATCACCGGCCGGGCGCGGCTGCTGGGAGGGCGGGTCGTCCTGGTGGTGTTCGACTTCCGCTTCCTGGGCGGCAGCATGGGCAGCGTGGTCGGCGAGAAGGTCGCGCGCGCGTTCGACATCGCGCGGCGCGAGAGGATCCCGGCGATAGTCGTCTCCTCCTCAGGCGGCGCGCGGATCCAGGAAGGCATGGTGGCCCTCTTCCAGATGGCCAAGACGGCCCTGTGCGCAGCCCGCCTTCGGGAGCAGGGCGTGCCTTTGCTGACGGTGCTGTCCGACCCCACCATGGGCGGCGTGCTCGCGTCATTCGCGAGCCTGGGAGACGTGATCCTGGCCGAGCCGCACGCCCGGGTGTCGTTTGTCGGACCCCGCGTGCACCTCAAGGCGATCGGAGACCAGGCGCCACCCGGCCGGGCGGAATTCGCCCTGGAGCACGGCACCATCGACGCGATCGTCGAGCGTGAGCAGCTGCGCCCGGTCCTGGGCCACCTCGCCGCCGTCCTTCGATCACACGACCGCGCGCCGAGGAAACCGGAACATCCGACACCCCTCTACCGCCCCCAGATCCGACGTCCGGTGTGGGAGACGGTTGAGCTCGCGCGACATCCGGCCCGCCCCAGCGGGCGTGAGCTCGCGCAACGAGTCTTCACCGACGTCTTCGAGCTGCACGGCGATCGGCGCGGTGAAGACGACGACTCAGTCATGGCCGGGATCGGCCTGCTCGGCGGCAGAGCGGTGGTGGTCGTGGCGCAGGACCGCCGCTCCGTCCGCGCCGGCAGCACGAGGGCCAGCGGATTTCGCAAGGCGCTGCGAGCGTTCACCCTCGCCGAGCGCTTCGGGCTTCCGCTCTTCACGTTCGTCGACACGCCCGGCGCCGCCACCGACGCCGAGGCCGAAGCCGATGGCATCACCGGAGCCGTCGCGGAGTCTTTGGCCAGGCTGGGCCGCCTGCGAACACCGGTGATCAGCACGGTCATCGGCGAAGGGGGCAGCGGCGGGGCGCTCGCGCTGTCGGTCGGTGACCGGCTGCTCATGCTGGAGAACGCGATCTTCTCGGTGATCGGGCCCGAGGCGGCGTCGGCGATCCTCTACCACGACGCCGACCACGCCCGCGAGCTCGCCGGCCGGCTCAAGCTGACCGCCGGCGACCTGGCCGCGCTGCGCATCGCGGACCGGGTCGTGCCCGAGCAGCCGGCCGGGCACGAAGCACCCGAGATGCTGGCGGCGATGCTGCGCCAGGTCCTGGTCGATGAGCTCGCTACGCTCTCCGGGACGTCGATCGGCAACCTGCTCAAGCGGCGAGAGGCCAAGTTCCGGCAGGTGCACTCGGTGCACGGGCGGCTGCGCGGCCTGATGCGGCAACAGCCCGACCCGCCCGGTGATGCGCGGGCGCTCCATGCCTGA
- a CDS encoding enoyl-CoA hydratase (Catalyzes the reversible hydration of unsaturated fatty acyl-CoA to beta-hydroxyacyl-CoA), which translates to MSAAPSAPDELIVERRGAVQWVIFNRPQARNALTWNMYARLVEVCEEVNRDREVRAVVFTGAGGHAFVAGTDISQFRAFKTERDALDYEARGNEVMSAVESVRVPTIAAIAGPCTGAGAAIANCCDIRIGSPSARYGFPIARTLGNCLSMANYARAAALIGIARLKDLMMRARLMNAQEMLGCGLLAEVTGDEESLLPRAQALAEELASLAPLTLWATKEALRRVRDRLIPQGADSDLIVACYTSSDFREGVESFLAKRKPEWKGE; encoded by the coding sequence TTGAGCGCGGCACCGTCGGCACCGGACGAGCTGATCGTCGAGCGGCGCGGAGCGGTCCAATGGGTCATCTTCAACCGGCCCCAGGCGCGCAACGCCCTGACCTGGAACATGTACGCAAGGCTCGTCGAGGTCTGCGAAGAAGTGAACCGGGACCGCGAGGTGCGAGCCGTGGTCTTCACCGGGGCCGGCGGGCATGCGTTCGTCGCGGGTACCGACATCTCGCAGTTCCGGGCTTTCAAGACCGAGAGGGACGCCCTCGACTACGAGGCTCGGGGCAACGAGGTCATGAGCGCGGTGGAGTCGGTCCGCGTACCGACGATCGCCGCCATCGCCGGGCCCTGCACCGGCGCCGGCGCGGCGATCGCCAACTGCTGCGACATCCGCATCGGCTCGCCCTCCGCGCGCTACGGGTTCCCCATCGCACGCACGCTCGGCAACTGCCTCTCGATGGCCAACTACGCCAGGGCCGCGGCGTTGATCGGCATCGCCCGGCTGAAGGACCTGATGATGCGCGCCCGCCTGATGAACGCCCAGGAAATGCTCGGCTGCGGCCTGCTGGCCGAGGTCACCGGCGACGAGGAGTCGCTCCTGCCGCGGGCGCAGGCGCTGGCGGAAGAGCTCGCCTCGCTTGCTCCGCTGACTTTGTGGGCGACCAAGGAAGCGCTGCGCCGGGTGCGCGACCGGCTCATCCCGCAGGGCGCCGATTCGGACCTGATCGTGGCCTGCTACACCTCGAGTGACTTTCGCGAAGGCGTCGAGTCCTTTCTCGCCAAGCGCAAACCCGAGTGGAAGGGCGAGTGA
- a CDS encoding CoA transferase, giving the protein MPDVPDAPRLPLNGIRVLDLTHALAGPYCTMLLGDLGADVIKVEPPGTGDQSRQWGPPFIEGESSYFLSVNRNKRSVVLDLKSDSGRAAAVALALACDVVVENFKPGTAARLGLDHEQLQAQKPELVYASISGFGQNQPALAGYDQIAQGTSGMMSVNAVPDAPPTKVGVPIGDITAGMFATHAILAALVERQVTGRGRYIDIALNDALLALHTYQAGRLFATGHIPSREGNFHATISPYGTFAVGDGFINVAVATDAQFRRLCEALGAPELAEDPRFTTNPLRQEARSELVHEIESRLRDGTRMEWLARLESHGIPAGPILDLAEAFASPLAQARGMRVEIEHPKAGRISQVGAPWKIDGASSPVRLPPPTLGQHTEEVLRELLDSDRSRTHEH; this is encoded by the coding sequence ATGCCTGACGTTCCCGACGCACCCAGGCTGCCGCTGAACGGGATCCGCGTCCTCGACCTGACCCACGCTCTCGCCGGCCCGTACTGCACGATGCTGCTGGGCGACCTGGGCGCGGACGTGATCAAGGTCGAGCCGCCAGGCACCGGCGACCAATCGCGCCAATGGGGCCCGCCGTTCATCGAAGGCGAGTCCTCCTATTTTCTATCCGTCAACCGCAACAAGCGCAGCGTGGTCCTCGACCTCAAGAGCGATAGCGGCCGAGCGGCGGCGGTGGCGCTCGCCCTGGCCTGCGACGTGGTGGTGGAGAACTTCAAGCCAGGCACCGCCGCGCGGCTGGGCCTCGATCATGAGCAGCTGCAGGCGCAGAAGCCGGAGCTCGTGTACGCCTCGATCAGCGGCTTCGGTCAGAACCAGCCGGCGCTGGCGGGTTACGACCAGATCGCGCAGGGGACTTCGGGAATGATGAGCGTGAACGCGGTCCCGGACGCGCCGCCGACCAAGGTCGGCGTGCCGATCGGAGACATCACGGCGGGAATGTTCGCGACCCACGCCATCCTGGCCGCGCTGGTGGAGCGGCAGGTCACCGGCCGCGGCCGCTATATCGACATCGCCCTCAACGATGCCCTGCTGGCGCTACACACCTATCAGGCGGGGAGGCTCTTCGCCACCGGGCACATCCCGAGCCGGGAGGGCAACTTTCACGCCACCATCTCCCCCTACGGGACCTTCGCGGTCGGCGACGGGTTCATCAACGTCGCCGTCGCGACCGACGCGCAGTTCCGCCGCTTATGCGAAGCCCTGGGAGCCCCCGAGCTCGCCGAGGATCCTCGATTCACCACCAACCCGCTGCGCCAGGAGGCACGGTCCGAGCTGGTGCACGAGATCGAGAGCCGCCTTCGAGACGGGACGCGCATGGAGTGGCTGGCGCGCCTGGAGAGCCACGGCATACCGGCCGGGCCGATCCTGGATCTGGCGGAGGCCTTCGCCAGCCCACTGGCCCAGGCCCGCGGCATGCGCGTGGAGATCGAACATCCCAAGGCAGGCCGGATCAGCCAGGTGGGCGCGCCCTGGAAGATCGACGGCGCCTCGAGCCCGGTCCGGCTCCCCCCCCCGACGCTCGGCCAGCACACCGAAGAGGTGCTGCGCGAGCTGCTCGACTCCGACCGGTCGAGGACGCATGAGCATTAG
- a CDS encoding branched-chain amino acid ABC transporter permease → MTQYLISILTEGAIFGIMALGLNVIWGWSGDFDLAYYGYVALGAYMTLVLSIGRQPAPAQYILGLQLPYLAAVACAVVSAMAMALVVGLIALRHLRGIYFSIVTLGAVYVLYVFAGQYVPLFDGYNGLFGLINPMGDVLGLDFQSYQYFFAGFAIAVFLLVYFFLSRVSGSRFGLALRSLREDERAAAAFGRDIYRLKLKAYVLGAGIGGLGGGLFAAYLSAFNPSAWSPLETVILYAAILVGGRGNIRGVVLGVFIVIMLIEESTRFLPEIPGHPTIVLAVRPIVIGAALVLFLRYRPAGLLPERRMVDRSPEGDLAARPA, encoded by the coding sequence ATGACCCAGTACCTGATCTCCATCCTCACCGAGGGAGCGATCTTCGGCATCATGGCGCTCGGCCTCAACGTCATCTGGGGGTGGTCGGGCGATTTCGATCTCGCCTACTACGGCTATGTCGCGCTCGGCGCCTACATGACGCTGGTCCTGAGCATCGGCCGTCAGCCCGCGCCGGCGCAATACATCCTGGGTCTCCAGCTGCCCTACCTCGCCGCGGTCGCATGCGCCGTGGTGTCGGCCATGGCGATGGCCCTGGTCGTGGGCCTGATCGCGCTGCGGCACCTTCGCGGCATCTACTTTTCGATCGTCACCCTCGGCGCGGTCTACGTGCTCTATGTGTTCGCCGGGCAGTACGTTCCCCTGTTCGACGGCTACAACGGCCTGTTCGGTCTCATCAATCCGATGGGCGACGTGCTCGGCCTCGACTTCCAGAGCTACCAGTACTTCTTTGCCGGCTTTGCGATCGCCGTCTTTCTTTTGGTGTACTTCTTCCTGTCACGCGTCTCCGGCAGCCGGTTCGGGCTCGCCCTGCGATCGCTACGTGAAGACGAAAGGGCGGCGGCGGCCTTCGGGCGCGACATCTACCGCCTGAAGCTCAAGGCCTACGTGCTGGGCGCGGGCATCGGCGGTCTTGGCGGCGGCCTCTTCGCCGCCTACCTCAGCGCCTTCAACCCGTCGGCATGGTCTCCGCTCGAGACGGTCATCCTCTACGCCGCGATCCTGGTCGGCGGACGCGGCAACATCAGAGGCGTCGTGCTGGGCGTGTTCATCGTGATCATGTTGATCGAGGAATCCACACGCTTCCTGCCCGAGATCCCCGGGCATCCGACGATCGTGCTCGCCGTTCGCCCAATCGTGATCGGCGCGGCCCTGGTCCTCTTCCTGCGATACCGGCCCGCGGGCCTGCTCCCAGAACGGCGAATGGTCGACCGCTCACCTGAAGGCGATCTCGCCGCGCGGCCCGCATAG
- a CDS encoding amino acid ABC transporter substrate-binding protein, giving the protein MDAGRLDRIGGRRLGRVLAASVAAGLLATACGSGTSGGGGKLPTGPVSMGVLSCFTGTLASLGSAMLQGSQMAQKAINDGGGILGQKLDLAHADTQCDEADSVPALRKLMAANNLVGIIGPETQEINADAPIISAAKIPDQFQGGSTLFDHNANPYLWRDSPSDSQLSVAMALYGYKKGYRKAALLFFSDIAAQTFADPIAATWKKLGGTVVSRITDLSPDQTSYHTQVQAVISANPDVIFTQTDAATAAVLFQNFKDANNLAIPFVGTDVTGGDDYLKAITYPVAHDHLISVYGTSVSGAAADEFNRIFADMFGSNSQPEANANYAYDSVISQALAVDKAKSINGPDINAAMMDVTNPPGTQCYTYKSCLDLITAGTKINYEGASGDLNYNQYHNVFGPYGAFQQSLAGQQVQVQILSADDLAAATP; this is encoded by the coding sequence ATGGACGCAGGAAGACTCGATCGGATCGGCGGCCGGCGCCTCGGGCGCGTGCTGGCGGCCTCGGTGGCGGCCGGCCTCCTGGCGACCGCATGCGGTTCCGGCACGTCCGGCGGCGGCGGCAAGCTGCCCACCGGCCCGGTCAGCATGGGCGTGCTCTCCTGTTTCACCGGTACCCTCGCCAGCCTTGGCTCGGCGATGCTCCAGGGATCCCAGATGGCCCAGAAGGCGATCAACGACGGAGGCGGCATCCTGGGCCAGAAGCTGGACCTCGCCCACGCCGACACGCAGTGCGACGAGGCTGACTCCGTCCCCGCGCTTCGAAAGCTGATGGCCGCCAACAACCTGGTCGGGATCATCGGGCCTGAGACGCAGGAGATCAATGCCGACGCACCGATCATCTCGGCGGCCAAGATCCCGGATCAATTCCAGGGCGGCAGCACCCTGTTCGACCACAACGCCAATCCCTACCTGTGGCGCGACAGCCCGTCCGACTCGCAGCTCAGCGTGGCCATGGCCCTGTACGGCTACAAGAAGGGCTACCGCAAGGCCGCTCTGCTCTTCTTCTCGGACATCGCAGCGCAGACGTTTGCGGATCCCATCGCGGCGACCTGGAAGAAGCTGGGCGGAACGGTGGTCTCCAGGATCACGGACCTGTCTCCAGACCAGACCTCGTACCACACGCAGGTGCAGGCGGTCATCTCCGCCAACCCGGACGTGATCTTCACTCAGACCGACGCCGCCACGGCCGCGGTTCTGTTCCAGAACTTCAAGGATGCCAACAACCTGGCGATCCCCTTCGTCGGCACGGATGTCACCGGCGGCGATGACTACCTGAAGGCAATCACCTACCCGGTGGCGCACGACCACCTCATCTCGGTCTACGGAACTTCGGTGAGCGGCGCCGCCGCCGACGAATTCAACAGGATCTTCGCCGACATGTTTGGCAGCAACAGCCAGCCCGAGGCGAATGCCAACTATGCCTACGACTCGGTGATCAGCCAGGCGCTGGCGGTCGACAAGGCCAAGAGCATCAACGGTCCCGATATCAACGCCGCGATGATGGACGTGACGAACCCACCCGGGACGCAGTGCTACACCTACAAGAGCTGCCTCGACCTGATCACCGCGGGCACCAAGATCAACTACGAGGGGGCCAGCGGCGACCTCAACTACAACCAGTACCACAATGTTTTCGGCCCCTACGGCGCCTTCCAGCAGAGCCTGGCGGGACAGCAGGTGCAGGTCCAGATCCTGTCCGCCGACGACCTGGCCGCCGCGACGCCCTGA